A region of Candidatus Dormiibacterota bacterium DNA encodes the following proteins:
- a CDS encoding MATE family efflux transporter yields the protein MTSASMIVDHRRVGAAVRRLSLPLAVQMLGDQLLGIVDTIAIGSLGAVALAGVTAATTVFFTVIMTLGGLWSGLGIIAAQRIGAHDVDGFGRTVRAGFVIPCIAAIALAIASTFAGVPIIHLMIGSMASAHASGIYLALRCASLIPINISATLIVGLGAAGNRKLGIYLLAVINLVHIPLLLMLALGWWTHHPYGIVGAGISTLISEAIAAIFAVVYTARKPIYRVFSSMTLDWNLAARCAWLGLPESVFGLAIVSPDIAIVAMLAPLGAVAIGGFRALNVVSDLTFVVPGPLQSAAQTVIGQRLGARDAEGARWFLRRSLHLTLWVTSIAGVFVAIFAWPLAYLFTLNAVIASVAALPLAVHMITLPIKGWAMVSLSPIRAAGDTQFSMFVGILCGVLVLPIAWFCIERLHVGLFSIPIAWIVAWSARGALTAWRLRDDAWSRAEPLAA from the coding sequence ATGACCTCCGCGTCCATGATCGTCGATCACCGCCGAGTGGGCGCCGCAGTGCGGCGCCTTTCTCTTCCGCTTGCCGTGCAAATGCTCGGCGATCAATTGCTGGGCATCGTCGATACGATCGCTATCGGCAGCCTCGGGGCCGTCGCACTTGCGGGCGTAACCGCGGCCACCACCGTTTTTTTTACCGTCATCATGACGCTGGGCGGGTTGTGGAGCGGCCTGGGCATCATCGCGGCGCAGCGCATCGGCGCGCACGACGTAGATGGCTTCGGCCGTACCGTCCGGGCAGGCTTCGTGATCCCCTGTATTGCGGCGATCGCACTAGCCATTGCCAGCACCTTCGCCGGCGTGCCCATCATCCACCTGATGATCGGATCGATGGCTTCCGCGCATGCCAGCGGCATCTATCTCGCGCTTCGCTGCGCGTCGCTGATTCCAATCAACATTTCCGCAACGCTAATCGTCGGATTAGGCGCCGCCGGTAATCGTAAACTCGGCATCTATCTGCTTGCCGTCATCAATCTCGTCCACATCCCGTTGTTGCTGATGCTCGCGCTTGGATGGTGGACGCATCATCCGTACGGCATCGTCGGAGCCGGCATCTCCACCCTCATCTCGGAAGCAATCGCCGCGATTTTCGCGGTCGTCTACACGGCACGCAAACCCATCTACCGCGTCTTTTCATCCATGACGCTCGACTGGAATCTTGCCGCGCGATGCGCGTGGCTCGGCTTGCCGGAATCGGTGTTCGGGCTGGCGATCGTCTCGCCGGATATCGCCATCGTCGCGATGCTCGCCCCGCTCGGTGCAGTAGCCATCGGCGGATTCAGAGCGCTCAACGTCGTGAGCGACCTCACGTTCGTCGTTCCCGGCCCGCTGCAGAGCGCAGCGCAAACGGTCATCGGGCAACGCTTAGGTGCCCGCGATGCCGAAGGCGCGCGCTGGTTTCTGCGCCGTTCGCTTCACCTGACGCTGTGGGTCACGTCGATCGCAGGCGTATTCGTCGCGATCTTTGCATGGCCGCTGGCATATCTCTTTACGCTCAACGCCGTCATCGCATCGGTTGCCGCGTTGCCGCTCGCCGTACACATGATCACGCTGCCGATCAAAGGCTGGGCGATGGTCTCGCTCTCACCGATCCGCGCTGCAGGCGACACGCAATTCTCGATGTTCGTGGGCATCCTGTGCGGCGTCTTGGTGCTACCGATTGCGTGGTTCTGCATCGAACGTTTGCACGTGGGA
- a CDS encoding aminotransferase class V-fold PLP-dependent enzyme, producing MSSTLTQALRREEFPILQSSTYLVSHSMGAAPLGAKAALDDYWNDWATDGPEAWERWLPKIGEIADGIGAIIGAAPASVFLGPNVSVLQAAIATCFNFKAKRNEVVYESLQFPSLTYVWREWERYGATVQIVDSDDGRTIPTERIIASITERTAIAVLSHAYYVSGAVADVRAIQAHCRKVGAILCVDAYQTTGVYPYDVQAWDLDMVTGGSHKWLMGGPGCGFLYIKPALLDRFLPAVTGWMAHASPFAFEDAPMRHAPSMYRFGTGTPTIPGYVVAKPGHDLIRSIGVPRIREHNVRLTSMIAEMALERKLRVNTPLEPAARTGWIGIDFEGSQRVSERLIADRVFLDYRPGCGLRVSPHFYTTDAEIETFFRTLDEHRRT from the coding sequence ATGAGTTCGACGTTGACCCAGGCGCTGCGGCGCGAAGAATTTCCGATATTGCAGAGTTCGACATACCTGGTAAGCCATTCGATGGGCGCCGCGCCGCTCGGCGCCAAGGCGGCTTTAGACGACTATTGGAACGATTGGGCAACCGATGGCCCGGAAGCATGGGAGCGCTGGTTGCCGAAAATCGGCGAAATCGCCGACGGGATCGGGGCGATCATCGGCGCCGCGCCGGCGAGCGTGTTCCTCGGCCCGAACGTTTCGGTCTTACAAGCGGCAATCGCGACCTGCTTCAATTTTAAGGCCAAGCGCAACGAAGTGGTCTACGAGTCCCTGCAGTTTCCGTCGCTCACTTACGTGTGGCGCGAATGGGAGCGCTACGGTGCCACCGTGCAGATCGTCGATTCGGATGACGGGCGCACCATTCCGACCGAGCGTATTATCGCCTCGATCACCGAACGCACCGCGATCGCCGTGCTTTCGCACGCGTACTACGTCTCCGGCGCGGTTGCCGACGTGCGCGCGATCCAAGCGCACTGCCGCAAGGTCGGCGCCATCCTCTGCGTCGACGCCTATCAAACGACCGGCGTCTACCCATACGACGTGCAGGCGTGGGATCTGGACATGGTCACCGGCGGCTCGCATAAATGGCTGATGGGCGGCCCCGGCTGCGGGTTTCTGTACATCAAGCCCGCGCTACTCGACCGCTTTCTTCCAGCCGTGACCGGATGGATGGCGCACGCTTCGCCGTTCGCCTTCGAAGATGCGCCGATGCGCCACGCGCCGTCGATGTATCGCTTCGGCACGGGCACGCCGACGATTCCCGGCTACGTGGTCGCAAAACCGGGGCACGATCTCATCCGCTCGATCGGCGTGCCGCGCATTCGCGAACACAACGTCCGGCTCACGTCGATGATTGCCGAGATGGCGCTCGAGCGCAAACTCCGCGTCAATACGCCGCTCGAACCGGCCGCGCGTACCGGCTGGATCGGCATCGATTTCGAAGGCTCGCAACGCGTCAGCGAGCGATTGATCGCGGATCGCGTCTTTCTCGATTACCGCCCGGGATGCGGCCTGCGAGTGAGCCCCCACTTCTACACCACCGACGCCGAAATCGAAACGTTTTTCCGAACCTTGGACGAACATCGGCGCACATGA
- a CDS encoding tryptophan 2,3-dioxygenase family protein, protein MEQRLSYGSYLRIDDLLALQHPVSSPPHHDEMLFIVIHQVYELWFKQVLHEVEAACRALDRDELHRVAKHFKRIHTIQRLLEQQVDILETMTPQEFNQFRDHLNPASGFQSIQFRELEFLCGVRRLETLQHITMSTPERARLDARLHEPSLYERLKQALARRGFAVDDETQLVESLRTIYVNEAGHYDLYMLLEDLIEFDERFLLWRGRHVRMVERMIGHKTGTGGSSGAEYLKRTLEYRFFPALWEVRSHLGQGTYA, encoded by the coding sequence GTGGAGCAGCGCCTTTCGTACGGGAGCTATCTGCGCATCGACGACCTACTCGCCTTGCAGCACCCGGTCTCGTCGCCTCCGCATCACGATGAAATGCTGTTCATCGTGATCCATCAGGTCTACGAATTGTGGTTCAAACAGGTGCTGCACGAAGTCGAAGCCGCGTGCCGGGCCTTGGATCGCGACGAACTCCACCGCGTGGCGAAGCATTTCAAACGCATCCACACGATTCAACGCCTGCTGGAGCAGCAAGTCGACATTCTGGAAACGATGACGCCGCAAGAGTTCAATCAATTTCGCGATCACCTCAACCCGGCGAGCGGCTTTCAGTCGATCCAATTTCGCGAGTTGGAGTTTCTGTGCGGCGTGCGCCGTTTGGAAACGCTGCAGCACATTACCATGAGCACGCCGGAGCGGGCGCGTCTGGATGCGCGCCTGCACGAACCTTCCCTCTACGAACGCCTCAAGCAGGCGCTCGCGCGCCGCGGGTTTGCCGTGGACGACGAGACGCAACTCGTCGAAAGCTTACGCACGATCTACGTCAACGAAGCCGGCCACTACGACCTGTACATGCTGCTCGAAGATCTGATCGAATTCGACGAACGTTTTCTGCTCTGGCGGGGGCGGCACGTGCGTATGGTCGAGCGCATGATCGGCCATAAGACCGGCACCGGCGGATCGTCCGGCGCCGAGTATTTGAAGCGCACGCTCGAGTATCGCTTCTTCCCCGCACTCTGGGAGGTGCGTTCGCATCTCGGCCAAGGAACCTACGCATGA
- a CDS encoding protease inhibitor I42 family protein, whose translation MIRKIAATIALASFLCAAPALAMQLHATVFVDASQTAMVAAGDDFFIALPSNVTTGYSWTASGFDGKLLAYEGNVYQPPLGGLPGAGGQQIFVFHANRTGTTTVTFNYSRPFDSNAAPAKSATFTVTVQ comes from the coding sequence ATGATCCGCAAAATCGCCGCTACCATAGCCCTCGCATCGTTCCTCTGCGCAGCACCGGCGCTCGCCATGCAATTGCACGCCACCGTCTTTGTCGACGCCTCGCAGACGGCGATGGTCGCGGCGGGCGACGATTTCTTCATCGCGCTTCCCTCGAACGTCACCACCGGGTATTCCTGGACAGCGAGCGGCTTCGACGGAAAGCTTCTCGCATACGAAGGCAACGTTTACCAACCGCCGCTCGGCGGTCTCCCCGGCGCGGGCGGGCAGCAGATCTTCGTCTTCCACGCGAATCGCACCGGCACGACGACGGTCACCTTCAACTACTCGCGCCCATTCGATAGTAATGCCGCGCCCGCAAAGAGCGCGACCTTCACGGTTACGGTTCAGTAG
- a CDS encoding DUF962 domain-containing protein translates to MTFEEFWPRYLAAHRDPRTRAYHVAGTIAATAIVLGAIALRKPWLAAVGLAAGYGPAWYSHAAIEHNKPETFRAPLASLRGDYLMAYHVLRGSIDREYARIGKDSA, encoded by the coding sequence ATGACGTTCGAAGAGTTTTGGCCGCGTTACCTCGCCGCTCACCGCGACCCGCGAACCCGGGCCTATCACGTCGCCGGGACGATCGCGGCAACCGCGATCGTTCTCGGAGCGATCGCGTTGCGCAAGCCGTGGCTGGCGGCCGTCGGCCTGGCCGCCGGGTACGGGCCGGCGTGGTACTCTCACGCTGCCATCGAGCACAACAAGCCCGAGACGTTCCGCGCGCCGCTTGCCTCCCTCCGGGGCGACTACCTGATGGCCTACCACGTGCTGCGCGGCAGCATCGACCGGGAGTACGCACGCATCGGAAAGGACTCGGCATGA